The following are encoded together in the Rhizoctonia solani chromosome 10, complete sequence genome:
- a CDS encoding tranport-associated late exocytosis protein, with protein MRRSFEEKVFPNFPNPRQLASSVPRSPLSSSHVHTIDRRVDDIISGADRKQNNDLRTSGFPLCYPTTTHMSDVQEASSASTSSFVAALVLNAAIFGAEIVAFTVLRRSFPAIYEPRSRFLPEGKRQRPLGEGLLSWPITIFKADHEDIKMHNGMDAYFFVRFLRMMVRIFLPFWIVSWIILLPVDAAGVNNKTQLDQFTFGNIPSDSQVRYAAHLILAWLGTFWVLFNIKKEMRNFVEQRHRHLVNPIHSASAQANTVLITGVPRKFLDEDALAQLFQHVPGGVKKVWLNRDLKDLPDIYDRRTAASNKLESAEFNLVATAQKLHRKHNLALAKAAKKGQDITTVKPPVPDADLENAAVADRYVPRSQRPTHRLPPFKWLPFGLPFMGEKVDTIEWARKEVVESEKLLSEGRRKLAEDRSNVGVDMNENYPPLNSAFILFNQQIGAHMAAQITIHNQPYRMAEKYTEVAPADVIWGNLGINPYEAQIRRAISYAATAGLIIFWAIPVSFVGIVSNVAQLCVRFSWMRWLCELPDPVVGIISGILPPVALAILMMLLPIVLRLLARFEGIPRFTGLELSLMTRYFIFQVVHSFLIVTLSSGLIAALPELASNPTSIPTILAEKLPEASTFFLTYAILQGLAGSAGGLLQIVPLVVYYVKLYILGSTPRSIYNIKYSLRNVAWGTLFPAMTLITVIGLAYSIISPIINGLVCVAFFLFYQVWKYLFLWQMGQPEAGDTGGMFFPKAMQHIFVGLYIEQICLCALFFLSRDAQLRPSAVPQGALMVVLIVITAGYQFVINDSYNALIHPLPLTLAHKSHGMPKEHHPSQDEDIVRDEDDMRERDFGRQSSDSGTRPLNKNGNPLSAEQQAKLDKMERERAEHEMIAKSAPPKAETYGKNVAEEGKRNDGPEDFTHPAAVEPQRVIWLPKDALGVAEAEEQELKSQGIEVSTDNAVIDEKGHVEVTGPPPGGDDDALFG; from the exons ATGCGGCGATCGTTCGAGGAGAAAGTCTTCCCCAATTTCCCAAATCCAAGACAACTCGCGTCTTCGGTCCCTCGCTCGCCTCTTTCCAGCTCACATGTGCATACGATCGACAGGCGAGTGGATGACATAATCAGTGGAGCGGATCGGAAGCAAAACAATGACTTAAGGACGAGTgggtttcccttgtgctaccCAACTACCACCCACATGTC AGACGTTCAGGAAGCGTCGTCGGCCTCGACGTCGTCATTTGTAGCAGCGTTGGTGCTGAATGCTGCGATATTCGGAGCCGAGATTGTCGCCTTCACAGTACTACGAAGGAGCTTCCCTGCAATCTATGAGCCCAGGAGCAGATTCCTTCCCGAGGG TAAACGACAACGCCCCCTTGGAGAAGGTTTACTATCTTGGCCTATTACAATATTCAAAGCCGACCATGAAGACATAAAGATGCACAACGGCATGGACGCATACTTCTTCGTCCGATTCTTGCGAATGATGGTTCGCATATTCTTGCCATTTTG GATTGTATCATGGATTATTCTCTTACCCGTTGATGCGGCCGGGGTGAACAacaaaacccaactcgaccAGTTTACATTTGGCAATATACCCTCCGACTCTCAAGTCCGATATGCAGCACACTTGATCCTCGCCTGGCTAGGCACCTTCTGGGTCTTGTTCAACATCAAGAAGGAAATGAGGAACTTTGTGGAACAGAGGCACCGTCACTTAGTTAATCCTATCCATTCTGCAAGCGCTCAAGCAAACACGGTGTTGATCACTGGTGTACCTCGTAAATTTTTGGACGAAGACGCGTTGGCACAGTTGTTCCAACACGTACCCGGTGGTGTGAAGAAAGTTTGGTTGAATCG GGACTTGAAAGATCTTCCAGACATTTATGACCGGCGTACCGCAGCATCCAATAAACTTGAATCTGCGGAGTTTAACCTCGTTGCTACTGCCCAGAAGCTGCATCGCAAACACAATCTGGCGCTAGCTAAGGCAGCCAAGAAGGGGCAAGACATCACGACCGTCAAGCCTCCTGTTCCCGACGCGGATCTCGAGAATGCGGCTGTCGCCGATCGATATGTTCCTCGCTCGCAGCGGCCAACACACCGACTTCCTCCTTTCAAGTGgttgccttttggattgCCCTTCATGGGCGAGAAAGTTGATACAATCGAATGGGCTCGCAAAGAAGTTGTCGAATCCGAGAAATTGCTGTCTGAAGGGCGCAGGAAGCTGGCCGAAGACAGATCTAACGTTGGTGTCGACATGAACGAGAACTACCCTCCTCTCAACTCTGCCTTCATCCTATTCAACCAACAAATCGGCGCACACATGGCTGCTCAAATTACAATTCACAACCAACCCTACCGAATGGCCGAGAAATATACCGAGGTTGCGCCTGCAGATGTGATCTGGGGTAATCTAGGAATTAACCCTTACGAAGCGCAAATTCGTCGAGCAATTAGCTACGCCGCGACGGCTGGTCTTATTATCTTCTGGGCAATTCCTG TCTCCTTCGTCGGTATCGTATCCAATGTTGCCCAACTCTGCGTTCGATTCAGTTGGATGCGATGGCTTTGCGAGCTCCCTGACCCTGTAGTCGGCATTATCTCCGGTATCCTTCCTCCCGTCGCACTCGCCATCCTGATGATGCTCTTGCCGATTGTACTCCGTTTGCTTGCTCGGTTCGAGGGAATCCCGAGGTTTACTGGCCTCGAGTTGAGCTTGATGACCCGATACTTTATTTTCCAAGTAGTA CACTCGTTCCTCATCGTCACCCTTTCTTCAGGTCTTATCGCTGCTCTGCCTGAACTGGCCTCCAATCCCACCAGCATTCCAACCATTTTGGCGGAGAAATTACCCGAGGCTTCAACATTCTTCTTGACTTATGCAATCCTACAAG GATTGGCTGGAAGCGCCGGAGGTTTGCTACAAATCGTCCCGTTGGTGGTATATTATGTTAAATTGTACATCCTTGGAAG CACGCCTCGttctatctacaatatcaaGTATTCGCTTCGAAACGTTGCCTGGGGTACATTGTTCCCTGCCATGACGTTGATTACCGTCATTGGACTTGC GTACTCGATCATCTCTCCTATCATCAACGGTCTTGTCTGCGTCGCCTTCTTCCTGTTCTACCAAGTATGGAAATATCTGTTCTTGTGGCAGATGGGCCAGCCTGAGGCGGGAGATACTGGAG GAATGTTTTTCCCCAAGGCCATGCAACATATTTTCGTTGGCTTGTATATTGAACAGATTTGCCTCTGCGCTCTATTTTTCCTCTCTCGCGATGCACAACTCCGTCCTTCGGCTGTTCCACAAGGAGCATTGATGGTTGTACTCATTGTTATTACT GCCGGTTATCAATTCGTGATCAATGACTCGTACAATGCTCTTATACACCCACTTCCTCTCACCCTCGCTCATAAATCCCATGGGATGCCCAAGGAGCATCACCCAAGTCAGGATGAAGACATCGTCCGTGATGAAGATGACATGCGCGAACGGGACTTTGGTCGCCAATCTTCAGACTCTGGAACTCGACCACTCAACAAGAACGGAAACCCTCTCAGCGCCGAACAGCAAGCCAAACTCGACAAGATGGAGCGTGAACGTGCCGAGCACGAGATGATTGCCAAGTCAGCTCCTCCCAAGGCTGAAACTTATGGAAAGAACGTCGCGGAGGAAGGAAAGCGCAACGATGGTCCAGAGGACTTTACGCATCCCGCTGCAGTCGAACCACAGCGCGTTATATGGCTCCCGAAGGATGCTTTGGGTGTTGCCGAGGCCGAGGAGCAAGAGCTCAAGTCCCAGGGTATTGAGGTCTCGACGGACAATGCGGTGATTGACGAAAAGGGACATGTTGAAGTTACTGGTCCACCACCTGGTGGGGATGATGATGCTCTCTTTGGTTAA
- a CDS encoding chitinase → MKLRLVAGYLALVTVASLFNSVYGDDYSCSAAKPCSNGACCGVSGYCGYGPTYCGTGCQSNCTATAECGQYAAVPGTKCPLNVCCSQYGFSPEFCDVGQKCQSGCGQPSKPSGKGYSASQRVIGYFESWSGTRPCDQWDPTMISATQITHLNFAFALIDSSNHITPSAPSDVSLYKQAMSLKDSNPDLKIFISIGGWAFNDPGPTQKRFSTMASSSANRATFISSCIQFMKTYGFDGVDIDWEYPVDDLRGGVPADKANLNSLLKEFRAAIDSSGVAYGLTITTPSSYYYLDTLTLPRFPNGFNHMTYDLHGVWDKDSKFLGPNVNSHSNLTEIDISMNLFWRNNVPSIKWLWDLGSTVDRSSSLVLLAQNLGARLPAGQSRRMHRSSRRTLLLRYEIQAAINGTSGKRKRASANVVWDKTAAVKYAYWGDQWVSYDDGDTFKQKIDYANKLGLGGMLFDTGNYDAINALGSTVGVQNTTRIKANGQKNVKEIDNLQGTCRHTTCSKNPSCPSGSLQSPQARNPKLTAQCPKGQKQLICCPSNNMPQSCRWAGDPPNCRTKGYCNSDEEEVTRDKYGSGSSMCTQGDRPLCCTPKKTEAADPLKLCKWFGTAPGCSDGFCNDPAYPVQVTTGSGLGGNGQYCAFNRKVLCCPSSNTYLDCEWVGGAACISTKCPSGKVSIASDAEGGGDICWIGTHRNYCCRKPTGPVPDKPPTQNGHWGSLTDEGCKSDGYRQWSSKLLDISGSWEEACANHPAVIKDTYFLKPTSCDKSVFGIWGKFWVPDDKCCKSSKRALSPAHFGIDERSLAPRAGCGASSGFVNPTPINPANGVVALSVFELLRSSMIRDALQQMWNYAFPAPNSARETGLFVFQVTAFVAESQLLVFIGFEERGGLALLDQRYPDPNQVYAYNMGSPGAHPGDLIYWPQGQMVGTLADYTLIMVAHSHPFLRNLGYGLDPQPSEPDHIQAWRYGIPSIVVTRLGTYLAGPSRRVARSGPNDRTLTNLLDWGNPVFERQYWVVPQDQHPQYDENSYHPIAGNAAFTPVRAL, encoded by the exons ATGAAGCTCCGTCTTGTCGCTGGGTATCTGGCGCTGGTCACTGTTGCGTCGCTGTTCAACTCGGTGTATGGCGATGACTACTCTTGTTCTGCTGCTAAACCTTGTTCCAATGGGGCTTGTTGCGGTGTTTCTGGGTACTGTGGATATG GACCCACGTACTGTGGAACCGGATGCCAGTCAAAT TGCACTGCGACCGCGGAATGTGGCCAATACGCCGCCGTCCCAGGCACAAAATGTCCTTTG AACGTCTGTTGTTCTCAATATGGATTCT CGCCCGAGTTTTGCGATGTGGGCCAAAAGTGTCAGTCTGGCTGTGGTCAGCCGTCCAAACCATCGGGAAAAGGATATTCGGCTTCTCAGCGCGTTATTG GTTACTTTGAGTCTTGGTCTGGCACTCGCCCCTGCGATCAATGGGACCCAACTATGATCTCCGCTACCCAGATTACCCATCTCAACTT CGCCTTTGCCTTGATCGACTCTTCTAATCATATCACTCCCTCTGCTCCAAGCGATGTTAGCTTGTACAAACAAGCCATGTCGTTAAAGGATAGCAATCCCGACTTGAAAATCTTCATCAG TATTGGCGGCTGGGCATTCAAT GATCCTGGTCCGACTCAGAAACGGTTTAGCACAATGGCATCTTCGTCTGCGAACCGAGCGACTTTTATTTCTTCTTGCATTCAGTTTATGAAGACTTATGGGTTTGACGGCGTCGATATCGACTG GGAGTACCCCGTTGACGATCTCCGAGG TGGCGTCCCCGCAGACAAGGCGAACCTCAATAGTCTCTTGAAGGAGTTCCGAGCTGCGATCGATAGCTCAGGTGTAGCATATG GTCTGACGATCACCACTCCGTCTTCATACTACTATCTCGACACTTTGACGTTGCCGAGATTTCCAAATGGA TTCAACCATATGACGTATGACTTG CACGGTGTTTGGGATAAAGATA GCAAATTCCTTGGTCCCAACG TCAATTCGCATAGTAATCTCACGGAAATCGACATTTCGATGAATCTCTTTTGGAGAAACAACGTCCCTTCAATAAAGTG GCTCTGGGACTTGGGTTCTACGGTCGATCGTTCCAGCTCGCTAGTTCTTCTTGCACAAAACCTGGGTGCACGTTTACCG GCCGGCCAAAGCAGGCGCATGCACCGGAGCAGCAGGCGTACTCTCCTACTCCGGTACG AAATCCAAGCGGCGATCAACGGAACGTCCGGGAAACGAAAACGCGCGTCGGCGAATGTTGTTTGGGACAAGACGGCGGCTGTCAAGTATGCTTACTGGGGCGACCAATGG GTTTCTTATGATGATGGGGACACGTTCAAACAG AAAATTGATTATGCGAATAAATTAGG GCTCGGAGGCATGCTATTTG ATACGGGCAACTATGATGCTATCAATGCTCTGGGAAGCACCGTTGGAGTCCAGAACACAA CTCGCATCAAGGCCAACGGTCAGAAAAACGTGAAAGAGATTGACAATTTACAG GGAACCTGTCGTCACACCACATGTTCGAAAAACCCGAGTTGTCCATCGGGTTCTCTGCAATCGCCACAGGCTCGAAAC CCGAAACTCACCGCTCAGTGCCCCAAAGGACAAAAACAGTTGATATGTTGTCCA TCGAATAATATGCCCCAGTCTTGCCG ATGGGCTGGTGATCCTCC AAACTGTCGAACAAAGGGATACTG TAATTCCGACGAAGAAGAGGTCACTCGTGATAAATACGGTAGTGGATCCTCCATG TGTACTCAAGGCGACAGGCCGCTGTGTTGCACACCCAAGAAAACCGAAGCTGCGGACCCTCTCAAGTTGT GTAAATGGTTTGGAACCGCTCCGGGGTGTAGCGATGGATTTTGCAACGATCCGG CATATCCCGTACAAG TTACTACCGGGAGTGGGCTGGGTGGAAATG GTCAATATTGTGCCTTTAATCGAAAAGTGCTGTGCTGCCCTTCAAGCAACACGTATCTTGACT GTGAATGGGTCGGAGGTGCCGCTTGTATCAGCACGAAATGCCCATCAGGCAAGGTCTCCATTGCCAGCGACGCCGAAGGTGGCGGAGA CATTTGTTGGATTGGGACCCACCGAAACTATTGTTGTAGGAAGCCAACGGGTCCAGTACCTGACAAACCG CCGACACAAAATGGTCATTGGGGCTCTTTGACT GATGAAGGCTGCAAGAGCGATGGGTATCGTCAGTGGAGCAGTAAGTTGCTCGATATATCCGG CTCTTGGGAAGAA GCTTGTGCGAACCACCCCGCAGTGATTAAGGAT ACCTATTTCTTG AAACCAACTAGCTGTGATAAAAG TGTTTTCGGAATATGGG GGAAATTCTGGGTTCCCGATGATAAATGCTGCAAATC ATCGAAAAGAGCTCTTAGTCCAGCACATTTCGGAATCGATGAACGTTCTTTGGCACCTCGCGCGGGCTGTGGCGCTT CGTCAG GATTCGTAAATCCGACTCCTATCAATCCTGCAAACGGAGTCGTCGCACTCAGTGTTTTCGAACTTTTGAGGTCGTCAATG ATACGGGATGCGCTCCAG CAAATGTGGAACTATGCTTTCCCCGCGCCGAACTCAGCTCG TGAAACTGGAT TGTTTGTGTTTCAGGTAACCGCCTTTGTTGCTGA ATCTCAGCTCTTGGTTTTTATCGGATTCGAAGAACGTGGGGGCTTGGCTCTACTTGATCAACGCTACCCCGACCC CAATCaagtatatgcatataataTGGGATCCCCTGGAGCTCACCCAGGGGATTTGATATATTGGCCGCAGGGTCAAATGGTTGGCACACTGGCCGACTACACGCTGATAA TGGTTGCTCACTCACACCCATTCCTACGAAACCTCG GGTATGGTTTAGACCCACAACCCTCCGAACCTGATCACATACAGGCATGG CGCTATGGAAT CCCTTC AATCGTGGTTACGAGATTAGGAACTTACCTCGCTGGCCCCTCACGCCGAGTCGCTCGTAGTGGTCCGAATGATAGGACATTAACAAACCTTCTTG ACTGGGGAAATCCTGTATTTGAAAGACAATATTGGG TTGTCCCGCAAGATCAACATCCACAGTATGATGAAAACAGTTATCATCCAATTGCTGGGAATGCCGCATTTACACCAGTTCGTGCTTTGTAA
- a CDS encoding LysM domain protein: MGCIHLLAAFSALLSVAEAAVNLYPAESDFPAGVNSTTACGKALNASVDCLRCGSGKGAAGALLPVEKLNTVCVPACYTSVSALESQPSGILFLFIPSSNRTVLRSPRRAAPRSSSRDQTQRSQLHTWPTTFYTPTTPHASKTRKSPPILFSRLTTQHNTRTTGVWCNTVFNSSWPGTTTETPIETLDPSVLCSSCNIQSLVQTGQSVFGYDPTFASTVWPTIQSKCKITTPINDPGHAYINLTTPDPGPLTCQSGKTYTIKSGDTCQAIAESQNVGTNDLVSINSILPGCTSIQVGQVLCLPSACQTYKVKSGDTCQSIIAAQGAEVTLAQLLNWNPSLDPYCSNLVAGVNICVRTPGGAYSPVSSAASGIPTGTLITTATPAPTGTAPGAPTNCGRCQGITLSDFKAANPQINAGCTNLWAATAYCVYVVNKGTPPSSYAIAPSNIANGTTKNCYQYYTAVSGDTCTAISYSQVANLTDLYRWNAGLNSQCTNLAVGSAYCVWGDPVGTPTTTTSTGTPPPRATMPPLTPGPDDSEYTTATSAVPSTTSSQPTSTGVPRPTNAAPNSTSSCRKWYTVQSGDYCYLICQNQGCTVPDLQKWNPDLGTDCVAQLGVAYCVSA, translated from the exons ATGGGGTGCATACACTTGCTTGCGGCTTTTTCAGCTTTGCTCTCGGTCGCCGAGGCCGCTGTCAACCTGTACCCGGCCGAGTCTGATTTCCCAGCAGGCGTCAACTCGACGACTGCATGCGGCAAGGCGTTGAATGCGTCGGTGG ATTGCTTGCGATGTGGCTCTGGGAAAGGCGCAGCTGGAGCCTTGCTGCCCGTTGAAAAGCTGAACACAGTATGCGTTCCGGCGTGCTATACCTCGGTCAGTGCTCTCGAATCTCAACCCTCAGGGATCTTATTCCTCTTCATCCCCAGCTCAAATCGTACCGTGCTTCGGTCGCCACGGCGTGCGGCACCTCGGTCGTCATCCAGGGATCAGACGCAACGTTCCCAATTACATACCTGGCCGACAACCTTTTATACACCTACAACACCACATGCATCAAAGACACGCAAGTCCCCCCCCATCCTATTCTCTAGACTAACCACACAGCATAACACCAGAACGACCGGCGTATGGTGCAACACAGTCTTCAACAGCTCATGGCCAGGCACAACAACCGAAACCCCGATCGAAACGCTCGACCCGTCCGTTCTCTGCTCATCGTGCAACATCCAAAGTCTCGTCCAGACCGGACAATCCGTATTCGGGTACGACCCGACCTTCGCGTCCACCGTCTGGCCCACGATCCAGTCCAAATGCAAGATCACAACCCCGATCAACGATCCGGGTCACGCGTATATCAACTT GACAACCCCGGATCCCGGCCCGTTGACTTGCCAATCCGGGAAAACATACACCATCAAATCGGGCGACACTTGTCAGGCGATCGCCGAGTCCCAGAATGTGGGCACCAACGATCTGGTTTCGATCAATAGTATCTTGCCTGGGTGTACGAGTATCCAGGTCGGGCAGGTGCTCTGTCTTCCGTCGGCTTGTCAGACTTATAAAGTCAAG TCGGGTGATACCTGCCAGTCGATTATTGCTGCTCAGGGTGCAGAGGTCACTTTGGCTCAG TTATTGAATTGGAATCCCAGCCTGGACCCGTATTGTAGTAACTTGGTCGCCGGCGTCAACATATGCGTGCG CACGCCCGGGGGTGCATACTCGCCCGTCTCGTCAGCCGCAAGCGGGATCCCGACCGGGACACTCATCACCACCGCCAC GCCTGCGCCGACCGGTACTGCCCCCGGCGCCCCGACCAACTGCGGTCGCTG CCAGGGAATCACCTTGTCCGATTTCAAGGCTGCGAATCCGCAGATTAATGCGGGGTGTACCAACCTGTGGGCG GCTACGGCGTATTGCGTGTACGTGGTGAACAAGGGCACTCCTCCGTCTTCGTATGCAATTGCCCCGAGCAACATCGCCAATGGTACAACCAAGAACTGTTACCAGTACTACACTGCCGTTTCTGGAGACACCTGTACCGCAATCTCGTATTCCCAAGTCGCCAATCTCACGGACCTCTATCGATGGAACGCGGGGCTCAATTCGCAGTGCACGAACCTGGCCGTTGGTTCCGCATACTGCGTCTGGGGCGATC CTGTAGGCACGCCAACCACTACCACTTCGACCGGTACCCCCCCTCCACGGGCAACTATGCCCCCTCTCACCCCAGGCCCGGACGACTCGGAAT ACACGACGGCGACGAGCGCTGTACCTTCGACTACCTCCTCACAGCCCACGTCGACAGGTGTACCCCGTCCGACAAACGCTGCGCCCAATTCGACGAGCAGCTGTCGCAAGTGGTATACTGTCCAGAGTGGAGATTACTGCTA TTTGATATGCCAGAACCAAGGATGCACGGTTCCTGATTTGCAAAAGTGGAATCCGGAT CTTGGTACCGACTGCGTCGCTCAATTGGGAGTAGCCT ATTGCGTATCTGCCTGA
- a CDS encoding polysaccharide lyase family 8 protein, which produces MVGILTSVIQVAVLLGAVSHVTVAGANDIETIYDRRVAAINGSVSASKTKIDGLLDTLQPNGTWPTISYVSGCDSQRSSWPPIDHWNNVLAMAVAYKGKTEGYLEDQSLLAAIRLAMGFWFSNEMSTIGDGTCMDREYLEPNNCPCGTPGLWGANWASNVMHVPKRVGQTCNTLRSELSESELGNCTLITSRAFSTFYRDPYPTYLTGANVLDISVIGVDAGLLENNKTGNASRIADAYRVAQNEVSIHPGVRVDGIKPDGSFQHHSGVLFNGNYGKDFANSFLALELMARGTQFQANGTVQDVFGYHLDGSRWMTFTNTLTRVVHWDFSVIGRYISYPVADSTRASAALQMNLDDVARLGRAWGQQDLIGFGTSLKEAANDTSVNSAKFTGNRVFWSSDYVVHRTNESVTTLKMLSNRTTTSRCTNSEGPYSFHLSDGVVYTFTTGAEYEDIFAALDYNAIPGITTDYNGTVLECATVGQNGIDPYAGGVQARDVGMAAMRYINPLTNAFKFHKAWFFFPHNVQHVLVSSVEQTNTNSTSPVYSVLDQRLRSGEVYIDGYPVSESVNETEAEFLWHAGTGYRFPVSQGCSAVISVGLETRTGDWRKLGVSPTVATPKDIFTAWIPHEKHTFDLSPNATDSGPGKYVPAEYSVFLATESYEDFEDKALRLRPRTIANTETVSAAIDSSAKVLGAAFWKADGGSFTVRDMGIRVEVDRNVIVMLEFDDESHTSGRASVADPTHGTGKVNIKVTSITYKRRHHPRVIGHHGERMPLMRRTETCTPSSDGFVLTLDLPEGNLAGSTVTKNFSRFA; this is translated from the exons ATGGTTGGGATTCTAACAAGCGTCATCCAGGTGGCAGTGCTGTTGGGAGCTGTGTCACATGTGACTGTAGCGGGTGCTAATGACATTGAAACCATCTATGACCGCCGAGTAGCGGCCATTAACGGTAGCGTCAGTGCAAGCAAGACCAAGATTGATGGCCT CCTCGACACGCTTCAGCCGAATGGCACATGGCCGACGATCAGCTATGTATCAGGATGCGATTCTCAGCGCTCAAGCTGGCCACCAATAGACCACTGGAACAATGTCCTTGCGATGGCAGTCGCCTACAAGGGAAAAACCGAGGGTTATCTCGAAGACCAGAGCTTACTTGCTGCCATCCGACTTGCAATGGGATTTTGGTTTTCGAACGAGATGAGTACGATCGGAGATGGAACTTGCATGGATCGCGAGTATCTCGAACCCAACAACTGCCCTTGTGGTACACCAGGTCTATGGGGTGCAAATTGGGCCAG CAATGTTATGCATGTTCCCAAGCGTGTCGGTCAAACCTGCAACACTCTCCGTTCCGAACTCTCTGAATCCGAGCTGGGGAACTGTACCCTAATAACCTCTCGCGCATTCTCGACTTTTTATCGGGATCCATATCCAACCTACCTGACAGGAGCGAACGTACTAGACATTTCCGTCATTGGTGTGGATGCCGGGTTATTGGAGAATAATAAAACTGGGAATGCATCCAGGATCGCCGATGCTTATCGCGTCGCCCAAAACGAGGTTTCTATACATCCTGGGGTTCGAGTAGACGGAATCAAGCCAGACGGGTCGTTCCAACACCACAGTGGGGTTCTTTTTAACG GAAATTACGGAAAAGATTT CGCCAACTCGTTCCTTGCCCTCGAACTCATGGCACGCGGAACTCAATTCCAGGCCAATGGTACCGTGCAAGACGTATTCGGCTACCACCTAGATGGCTCGAGGTGGATGACGTTTACAAATACACTCACTAGAGTGGTTCATTGGGACTTT AGTGTCATTGGCCGATACATCTCATACCCCGTTGCAGATTCCAC TCGTGCGTCTGCCGCCTTGCAAATGAACCTGGACGATGTAGCTCGGCTTGGAAGGGCTTGGGGCCAACAAGACCTCATCGGGTTTGGAACTTCCCTCAAAGAAGCTGCCAATGATACCAGTGTCAATTCCGCAAAATTCACTGGAAATAGGGTATTTTGGAGCTCTGACTATGTT GTTCACCGGACCAATGAATCGGTAACGACCCTGAAGATGCTTTCCAACCGCACCACTACTTCCAGATGCACCAACTCTGAGGGACCATACAGCTTTCACCTTTCGGACGGCGTTGTTTACACTTTTACCACCGGGGCCGAGTACGAAGACATATTTGCCGCACTGGATTACAATGCCATCCCTGGGATCACCACCGACTACAACGGGACCGTTCTCGAATGCGCGACTGTTGGTCAAAACGGTATCGATCCCTATGCGGGTGGCGTTCAGGCGAGGGATGTCGGAATGGCAGCAATGCGCTACATCAACCCACTCACTAATGCATTCAAATTCCACAAGGCGTGGTTCTTCTTTCCTCACAACGTTCAACACGTGCTCGTGTCGAGTGTGGAACAGACCAACACCAATTCTACGTCACCTGTATATTCTGTGCTTGACCAACGTCTCCGCTCTGGCGAGGTATACATCGACGGCTATCCCGTGTCGGAGAGCGTAAATGAAACCGAGGCCGAATTCCTCTGGCATGCCGGAACTGGTTACAGATTTCCCGTTTCTCAGGGGTGTTCGGCGGTGATTTCAGTTGGTCTTGAGACCAGAACTGGTGATTGGCGTAAACTTGGCGTGAGCCCAACAGTCGCAACTCCCAAGGATATATTCACCGCCTGGATCCCGCATGAAAAACACACATTCGATCTCTCACCCAACGCTACGGATTCTGGTCCTGGCAAGTATGTTCCTGCAGAGTACTCGGTCTTCCTTGCTACAGAAAGCTATGAGGATTTCGAAGACAAGGCCTTGCGACTTCGTCCACGAACGATTGCCAACACCGAAACTGTTAGCGCTGCTATCGATTCCAGTGCCAAGGTCCTTGGAGCGGCATTCTGGAAGGCTGATGGTGGATCGTTCACGGTTAGGGACATGGGCATCAGGGTCGAAGTTGATCGCAACGTGATAGTCATGCTCGAGTTTGATGATGAGAGTCATACTAGTGGTAGAGCGAGCGTGGCTGATCCCACTCACGGTACCGGCAAAGTGAACATCAAGGTTACTTCGATTACCTACAAAAGACGCCACCACCCGAGGGTGATAGGACACCATGGCGAGCGCATGCCTCTGATGAGGCGAACGGAGACCTGTACTCCCTCCAGCGATGGGTTTGTACTGACCCTAGACCTGCCCGAAGGAAATTTAGCTGGGTCTACCGTGACCAAAAATTTCTCCCGCTTTGCTTGA